A region of Ignavibacteriales bacterium DNA encodes the following proteins:
- a CDS encoding tetratricopeptide repeat protein: MSKKSARNKRKNIEASRMNARKKLLVGNRKEIVIYLLSIIGIISLSLIVYSNTLQSGFQYDDNGSIINNLDLRHLSNFTDISKWTRLTNSRSFSYLTFALNYHWSELNVYGYHVVNSIIHTLTALSVFWLLLLTFKTPVMRSEEVSKYSKYIALFGALIFVAHPIQTNAITYIVQRMTSMATMFYILSLCLYVQGRMIQIEGKRKVLSLVFYLGAVIGFVLGMWSKEIVYSLPGALIMYELFFIRDKENKIYWRYIIAALTIIVIAFLKIFSGGLPRETIQISRLDYLMTQFRVLVTYIRLLFIPINQNLDYDFPLSKTLWDFATMGSLLLLIGIIIGGIYSFKKYRLLSFGIFWFFLTLSIESSIFPITDVIFEHRLYLPMFGYVLFLVSSFYYFVLRKTSHRFVGISLLIIVSSYSYAAYSRNEVWKTEVSFMTDIIEKSPNKPRPYYGRAKILIDQRRYDEAIADCNMAIKIKHDCAEAYNNRGMVYALLGKDLNMAKADLDSALKFNPIYPDAMVNLANVYCLMKNYDSALVKFDRLLQLFPTAMGGYNGRGVCYLNTMRYDSAIANFNEGMKITPNNSTLWYNRGLAYARKGMPIDAINDYSRSLALNPNAGDVYLDRAISYQNIGQPVKAWEDVQRSIALGHKVPPQIIEQYKNILLKAKK; the protein is encoded by the coding sequence ATGAGTAAAAAAAGCGCTAGAAATAAAAGAAAGAATATTGAAGCTTCGAGAATGAACGCCCGTAAAAAACTACTTGTTGGCAATAGGAAAGAAATAGTTATTTACCTCCTATCGATCATAGGAATTATTTCATTAAGCCTAATTGTTTATTCCAATACTCTTCAGTCTGGATTTCAGTATGATGATAACGGCTCTATTATTAATAATTTAGATCTTAGACATTTATCTAATTTCACAGATATTTCGAAATGGACAAGACTTACAAATAGTCGTTCATTTTCTTATTTGACATTTGCACTAAATTATCATTGGAGTGAACTAAATGTTTACGGCTATCATGTTGTAAACAGTATAATTCATACGCTAACTGCACTTTCTGTCTTCTGGTTATTACTATTAACATTTAAAACACCGGTAATGCGTTCTGAAGAGGTAAGTAAATATTCAAAATATATAGCATTATTTGGTGCGTTGATATTTGTAGCACATCCTATACAAACAAATGCAATAACATATATAGTGCAAAGAATGACATCGATGGCAACGATGTTTTATATACTATCACTATGCCTTTATGTCCAAGGAAGGATGATACAGATTGAGGGGAAAAGAAAAGTATTATCATTGGTCTTCTATCTAGGCGCTGTCATTGGATTTGTTCTGGGGATGTGGAGTAAAGAAATAGTTTATTCGCTGCCCGGTGCTCTTATTATGTATGAGTTATTCTTTATTCGTGATAAGGAGAATAAGATTTATTGGAGATACATAATAGCTGCATTAACAATAATTGTGATCGCTTTTTTAAAAATATTTTCCGGAGGATTGCCGCGGGAAACAATCCAGATTTCTAGATTAGATTATTTGATGACACAGTTTCGTGTACTGGTTACATATATTAGATTGTTATTTATTCCTATCAATCAGAACCTTGACTATGATTTCCCATTATCAAAGACCTTATGGGATTTTGCAACAATGGGCAGTTTATTATTGTTAATTGGAATCATAATAGGTGGAATATATTCATTTAAGAAATATAGATTATTATCTTTTGGAATATTCTGGTTCTTTCTTACGCTCTCAATAGAGTCCAGCATATTTCCGATAACTGATGTTATTTTTGAACATCGTCTTTATTTACCAATGTTTGGGTATGTCCTATTTCTGGTAAGTTCCTTTTATTATTTTGTCCTCAGAAAGACGAGCCACCGCTTTGTTGGTATTTCATTACTAATTATTGTGTCTTCATATTCCTATGCTGCTTATTCGCGCAATGAAGTTTGGAAAACTGAAGTTTCTTTTATGACAGACATCATAGAAAAATCTCCTAATAAACCTAGGCCATATTACGGTCGAGCAAAAATATTAATCGACCAAAGGAGATATGATGAAGCAATAGCTGATTGCAATATGGCAATTAAAATAAAGCACGATTGCGCTGAAGCCTATAATAATAGAGGTATGGTTTATGCTTTATTAGGAAAAGATCTAAATATGGCTAAAGCCGATTTGGATAGTGCATTAAAATTTAATCCGATATATCCCGACGCAATGGTGAATTTAGCTAACGTGTATTGTTTAATGAAAAATTATGATTCTGCTCTTGTTAAGTTTGATAGGCTTTTACAGTTATTTCCTACCGCTATGGGCGGATATAATGGACGCGGAGTTTGCTATTTAAATACTATGAGGTACGATTCGGCAATTGCCAATTTTAATGAAGGAATGAAAATAACACCTAATAACTCAACATTGTGGTATAACAGAGGACTCGCGTATGCACGAAAAGGAATGCCCATTGATGCAATAAATGATTATAGCAGATCGTTAGCTCTCAATCCTAATGCGGGCGATGTTTACCTTGATAGAGCAATATCTTATCAAAATATAGGACAGCCAGTAAAAGCATGGGAAGATGTTCAACGATCAATAGCTCTAGGTCATAAAGTCCCTCCTCAGATTATAGAACAATATAAAAATATATTACTAAAAGCGAAAAAATAA
- a CDS encoding glycosyltransferase family 1 protein produces MKKKIGLFLGCTPEWGGQFQYNLSLLDAFNKLPEDEYEISIAYTEIIWESYLSNLTCDKFYIPFAKLSYLFGILITLFNLPLKIWYKISPLIDPIANKVKKQNCDLWVFSSYSFTSYQMPIKSIGVVHDLMHRYERGFPEISSFRIYYWREKVFKKMCKYCQYIFVDSNLGKNQLMESYDIDNHKIFVMPFVIPDYIYQHNNIQNKKGSLTLPGKFIFYPAQFWKHKNHENLIYAFANVIKKYPNIHLVFTGSKKNYYNKIVTLIHELNIKENVHILGYVSNEEIVDIYRKAHVFIFPSFCGPTNIPPLEALALGCPVSVSDVYAMREQLSEAAIYFNPNSVSEIENSILSLLNDNKLRDSLRIKGYEIVKHYTQEVFNNRFRNTIKTIVSG; encoded by the coding sequence TTGAAAAAGAAAATTGGTTTGTTTTTAGGTTGTACTCCTGAATGGGGTGGACAATTTCAATATAATCTTTCTCTTCTTGATGCTTTTAATAAATTGCCTGAAGATGAATATGAAATTTCCATTGCTTATACAGAAATAATTTGGGAAAGCTACTTATCAAATTTAACATGTGATAAATTCTATATCCCCTTTGCAAAATTATCCTATTTATTCGGAATTTTGATCACTTTATTTAATTTACCACTTAAAATATGGTATAAAATATCGCCATTGATAGATCCAATTGCTAATAAAGTTAAAAAACAGAATTGTGATTTATGGGTTTTTTCTTCTTATAGCTTTACAAGCTACCAAATGCCTATCAAGTCTATTGGTGTTGTACATGATTTAATGCATCGATATGAGCGTGGTTTTCCCGAAATATCATCTTTTAGGATATATTATTGGAGAGAAAAAGTATTCAAGAAAATGTGTAAATACTGTCAATATATTTTTGTTGATTCTAATTTGGGGAAAAATCAGTTGATGGAATCATATGATATTGATAATCATAAAATATTTGTCATGCCATTTGTTATACCAGATTATATTTATCAACATAATAATATTCAGAATAAAAAAGGCTCATTAACGCTTCCAGGTAAATTCATCTTTTATCCGGCTCAATTTTGGAAGCATAAAAATCACGAAAATCTTATTTACGCTTTTGCTAACGTGATAAAGAAATATCCTAATATTCATCTAGTATTTACCGGTTCAAAAAAGAATTATTATAATAAAATAGTTACCCTGATACATGAACTAAATATTAAAGAAAACGTTCATATCCTGGGTTATGTTTCAAATGAAGAAATAGTAGATATCTATCGAAAGGCTCATGTGTTTATTTTTCCTTCGTTTTGTGGTCCAACCAATATTCCACCACTTGAAGCTCTTGCACTTGGTTGTCCGGTTAGTGTTTCAGATGTCTATGCAATGAGAGAACAATTATCTGAAGCGGCGATTTATTTTAATCCAAATTCTGTTTCTGAAATCGAAAATTCAATTTTGTCTTTATTGAATGATAACAAGTTGAGAGACAGTCTTAGAATAAAGGGTTATGAAATAGTAAAACACTATACCCAAGAAGTATTTAATAATAGATTTAGAAATACAATAAAAACAATTGTATCAGGATAA
- a CDS encoding DegT/DnrJ/EryC1/StrS family aminotransferase: MEMFIPVNEPLLDGNEKKYLLECIDTGWISSEGPFINKFEQQMASYVNRKYGIAVANGTAALDITIQALGITKGDEVILPSFTIISCATAIVRTGAIPVLIDADPITWNMQINQIQEKITNRTKAILIVHIYGLPVDMDPVLDIARRHNLFIIEDAAEMHGQTYKGNPCGSFGNLSTFSFYPNKHITTGEGGMIVTDDPKLAERCRSLRNLCFQEKKRYVHDEIGWNYRMSNLQAAIGLAQIERIEQHVQKKREMGRLYNELLKNISWIQTPLAKIEYAENIYWVYGIVLHDFLNVDNDEIMSKLRARNIGTRPFFWPMHEQPVLKRMGLFMNESYPIAERIARKGFYLPSGLTLTNDNIEYIVNSLKEVLLEYI; this comes from the coding sequence ATGGAAATGTTTATACCTGTAAATGAACCTTTGTTGGATGGCAACGAGAAGAAATATCTTCTTGAGTGCATAGACACTGGGTGGATCTCGTCTGAAGGTCCATTTATTAATAAGTTCGAACAACAAATGGCGTCATATGTCAACCGTAAATATGGAATTGCCGTCGCAAATGGTACCGCAGCTTTGGATATTACTATACAAGCATTGGGAATTACTAAAGGAGATGAAGTCATTCTACCTTCTTTTACAATAATCTCTTGTGCCACCGCAATTGTAAGAACTGGTGCTATTCCAGTACTAATTGACGCAGATCCTATAACGTGGAACATGCAGATTAATCAAATTCAAGAAAAGATTACTAATAGAACAAAGGCTATTCTTATAGTGCATATCTATGGTTTACCAGTCGATATGGATCCTGTTTTAGATATTGCTCGCCGACACAATTTATTTATTATTGAAGATGCCGCTGAAATGCATGGTCAAACCTATAAAGGAAATCCCTGTGGAAGTTTTGGAAACCTAAGTACATTTAGTTTTTATCCGAACAAACATATTACTACAGGCGAAGGCGGAATGATTGTTACTGATGATCCTAAATTGGCTGAAAGGTGTCGATCGTTGAGGAATCTTTGTTTTCAAGAGAAGAAAAGATATGTGCATGATGAAATAGGTTGGAATTATCGAATGTCAAATTTACAGGCTGCCATTGGTCTGGCGCAAATTGAAAGAATTGAACAGCATGTTCAAAAGAAAAGGGAAATGGGTAGACTATACAATGAGCTGTTGAAAAATATTTCATGGATTCAAACTCCCTTGGCCAAGATTGAGTATGCTGAAAACATATATTGGGTTTATGGAATTGTTCTTCATGACTTTCTCAATGTAGATAATGATGAAATAATGTCCAAATTAAGAGCAAGAAACATAGGAACCAGACCTTTTTTCTGGCCTATGCATGAACAACCTGTTTTAAAAAGAATGGGCTTGTTTATGAATGAGAGTTATCCAATAGCAGAGCGAATAGCACGAAAGGGTTTTTATCTACCTAGCGGACTTACATTAACAAACGATAATATTGAATATATTGTCAACTCTTTGAAAGAGGTTTTACTTGAGTATATTTAA
- a CDS encoding glycosyltransferase family 2 protein, translating to MKVTIITIVLNNVDTIISCMDSVMGQTYKNIEYIVIDGGSTDGTIDILRKYNGNISQWISEPDNGVYYAMNKGVKMATGDIIGFLNADDYYADNGVIQHIVDEINLNKVDSCYGDVVYVKRNDLMKVTRYWKSISCNVDNFKKGWFPPHPTFFVKKNIYDRLGVFNTDYKFSSDVELMIRFLCKHSVSTCYIPDVLIKMRDSGKSNKSLINIARSVWECYLAMKNNNLNVTPLYLLSTLLFRFKQIFVK from the coding sequence ATGAAAGTAACTATTATTACAATCGTGCTCAATAATGTCGATACAATTATTAGTTGTATGGATAGCGTTATGGGCCAGACTTATAAAAATATTGAATATATCGTAATTGACGGTGGCTCGACCGATGGAACCATTGATATATTGAGAAAATATAATGGGAATATATCCCAATGGATTTCAGAACCTGACAATGGTGTTTATTATGCAATGAATAAAGGCGTTAAGATGGCTACGGGCGATATAATAGGTTTTCTGAATGCCGATGATTATTATGCAGACAATGGAGTGATCCAACATATTGTTGATGAAATTAATCTTAATAAAGTTGATAGTTGTTATGGTGATGTGGTGTATGTTAAGAGGAATGATTTAATGAAGGTGACAAGATATTGGAAGTCTATTTCTTGCAATGTAGATAATTTTAAAAAGGGATGGTTCCCACCGCATCCGACATTTTTTGTAAAGAAAAATATTTATGATAGATTGGGCGTCTTTAACACAGATTATAAATTTTCATCTGATGTGGAATTGATGATTCGATTTCTATGTAAACATTCTGTGTCCACATGTTATATTCCTGACGTTTTAATTAAAATGCGCGACAGCGGCAAAAGCAATAAAAGTTTAATAAATATAGCACGAAGTGTTTGGGAATGTTATTTAGCAATGAAAAACAATAACCTCAATGTAACTCCGCTATATTTATTATCGACGTTGTTGTTCAGATTCAAACAGATATTTGTAAAATAA